The following coding sequences are from one Ornithodoros turicata isolate Travis chromosome 1, ASM3712646v1, whole genome shotgun sequence window:
- the LOC135400794 gene encoding uncharacterized protein LOC135400794 yields the protein MEVFTDGSVASDGSSSAFYIPEEAYQRGFKLLPALSSTEAEAFAILSALQDISSMTPRAWTILSDSKSALEALESYSPKVINDIYTEILCPHATLSSLGHSVWFQWIPGHVGISGHALADSAARSARATGSPTSALLTPSACRLAIHRYCRNSSQAFFQDAARTNPFLRSIDPTMTHTLVGRYTREEESLLHRLRLNVARTPLLLFKMGHLSSPKCPTCHVEGDIPHLLLHCTRYRQHRLILRSRIACLRIPDFSLATLLGPTQYSQVTKALLQFLRISGLLGEL from the coding sequence ATGGAGGTTTTCACTGACGGCTCGGTGGCGTCCGATGGATCATCATCTGCATTTTACATTCCGGAGGAGGCATACCAGCGCGGTTTCAAGCTGCTGCCCGCGCTGTCATCAACCGAAGCAGAAGCCTTTGCTATCTTATCTGCTCTGCAGGACATCTCTTCGATGACACCAAGAGCGTGGACTATTCTTTCGGATAGTAAGTCAGCTTTGGAGGCCCTGGAGTCGTATTCCCCCAAAGTTATCAACGACATCTACACGGAGATCCTTTGCCCGCACGCCACGCTGTCGTCTCTAGGTCACAGTGTGTGGTTCCAGTGGATTCCAGGCCACGTTGGTATCTCGGGGCATGCCCTTGCCGATTCTGCGGCCAGGAGTGCTCGTGCAACTGGGTCTCCCACTTCTGCCCTGCTTACGCCGTCTGCCTGCCGGCTAGCCATTCACCGCTACTGCAGAAATAGCTCTCAGGCCTTTTTTCAAGACGCTGCCAGGACGAACCCTTTTCTGCGCTCGATTGACCCTACGATGACCCACACACTAGTAGGCCGCTACACCAGGGAGGAAGAGTCCTTGCTCCACAGGCTTCGACTGAATGTGGCGCGTACTCCACTGCTCCTGtttaagatgggccacctttcgtcacccaagtgccccacctgtcatgtcgaaggagacatcccgcacttgctgctccactgcacccgtTACCGCCAACACCGTCTTATACTACGGTCGCGCATTGCTTGTCTGAGGATTCCGGACTTTTCCCTAGCTACGCTGCTAGGCCCCACACAatatagtcaggtgacaaaggcacttctTCAGTTTCTACGGATCAGTGGCCTTCTGGGAGAACTGTGA
- the LOC135399974 gene encoding speckle-type POZ protein-like isoform X1 gives MPFCEYSSWPSEPWHNPIYCVILPEDNEHSVPGIGSDVLTHTYSCRRLKRETCVHTWVIEDFSLRLGSRDDFVESDKFSPDADSEWCLRLYPWSKDNFYDTVFLELVFLGTGTAVAKGQFWIVSGNGRTVRKCDMLIRKFTPEIDAFSVWLGEKKDFLDTAKGLLVDDVLTLSCELTTVKDTGISMACTLRKPLEGPTLKDDVSRFSENTDFTDLTIVAENKTFRVHKVLLAARSPVFHAMFMNDMKEKQESLVEVKDLSADVVREMLTFVYTDEAPNLCSMACDLLQAADKYDLERLRSMCEEQIALCLTADTAVDALRLADRTNAAHLKRVATHYINTHADDVRKSDGWEAMIEEEPHLLECIYSAMFEEKVSIKPEEGWE, from the exons ATGCCTTTCTGCGAATATTCCAGCTGGCCATCGGAGCCTTGGCATAACCCTATCTACTGTGTGATTTTGCCCGAGGACAATGAGCACA GTGTACCGGGCATTGGAAGCGATGTTCTAACACACACCTACAGCTGCAGAAGATTGAAGAGGGAAACCTGTGTCCACACGTGGGTAATCGAAGACTTCAGCCTTCGATTGGGTTCCCGTGACGATTTCGTAGAGAGCGATAAGTTTTCTCCAGATGCTGATAGTGAATGGTGTCTGAGACTGTACCCATGGAGCAAGGACAATTTCTACGATACGGTGTTCCTCGAGCTGGTGTTTCTCGGCACTGGGACTGCTGTGGCCAAAGGACAGTTCTGGATAGTCAGTGGTAACGGGAGAACGGTGAGAAAATGTGACATGCTTATTCGAAAGTTCACGCCAGAGATCGACGCATTCAGCGTGTGGCTCGGCGAGAAAAAAGATTTTCTCGACACAGCCAAAGGACTACTGGTCGACGATGTTCTTACCCTGTCGTGCGAATTGACCACAGTCAAGGACACTGGTATTTCTATGGCCTGCACCTTACGAAAACCGCTGGAGGGACCGACTCTTAAAGACGACGTCAGCAGATTCTCGGAGAACACGGACTTCACCGATTTGACCATCGTTGCGGAAAACAAAACATTTCGCGTGCACAAGGTACTTTTAGCTGCGCGGTCACCCGTGTTTCATGCGATGTTCATGAACGAcatgaaagaaaagcaggagaGCCTCGTAGAAGTAAAAGACCTGTCTGCAGATGTCGTCAGGGAAATGCTAACTTTCGTGTACACGGACGAAGCACCCAACCTGTGCAGTATGGCCTGCGACCTTCTTCAAGCGGCGGACAAGTACGACTTGGAAAGGCTCCGCTCGATGTGTGAAGAGCAAATCGCTCTGTGCCTCACAGCTGATACGGCCGTCGATGCCCTCCGTTTGGCTGACAGGACTAACGCCGCTCATTTAAAACGCGTTGCCACCCACTACATCAACACGCACGCGGACGACGTCAGGAAATCCGACGGCTGGGAGGCAATGATAGAGGAGGAGCCTCACCTTCTTGAATGCATCTACAGCGCCATGTTTGAAGAGAAAGTGAGCATAAAGCCGGAGGAAGGTTGGGAGTGA
- the LOC135399974 gene encoding speckle-type POZ protein-like isoform X2 → MATQTERFPKGVPGIGSDVLTHTYSCRRLKRETCVHTWVIEDFSLRLGSRDDFVESDKFSPDADSEWCLRLYPWSKDNFYDTVFLELVFLGTGTAVAKGQFWIVSGNGRTVRKCDMLIRKFTPEIDAFSVWLGEKKDFLDTAKGLLVDDVLTLSCELTTVKDTGISMACTLRKPLEGPTLKDDVSRFSENTDFTDLTIVAENKTFRVHKVLLAARSPVFHAMFMNDMKEKQESLVEVKDLSADVVREMLTFVYTDEAPNLCSMACDLLQAADKYDLERLRSMCEEQIALCLTADTAVDALRLADRTNAAHLKRVATHYINTHADDVRKSDGWEAMIEEEPHLLECIYSAMFEEKVSIKPEEGWE, encoded by the exons ATGGCGACGCAGACCGAGCGGTTTCCTAAAG GTGTACCGGGCATTGGAAGCGATGTTCTAACACACACCTACAGCTGCAGAAGATTGAAGAGGGAAACCTGTGTCCACACGTGGGTAATCGAAGACTTCAGCCTTCGATTGGGTTCCCGTGACGATTTCGTAGAGAGCGATAAGTTTTCTCCAGATGCTGATAGTGAATGGTGTCTGAGACTGTACCCATGGAGCAAGGACAATTTCTACGATACGGTGTTCCTCGAGCTGGTGTTTCTCGGCACTGGGACTGCTGTGGCCAAAGGACAGTTCTGGATAGTCAGTGGTAACGGGAGAACGGTGAGAAAATGTGACATGCTTATTCGAAAGTTCACGCCAGAGATCGACGCATTCAGCGTGTGGCTCGGCGAGAAAAAAGATTTTCTCGACACAGCCAAAGGACTACTGGTCGACGATGTTCTTACCCTGTCGTGCGAATTGACCACAGTCAAGGACACTGGTATTTCTATGGCCTGCACCTTACGAAAACCGCTGGAGGGACCGACTCTTAAAGACGACGTCAGCAGATTCTCGGAGAACACGGACTTCACCGATTTGACCATCGTTGCGGAAAACAAAACATTTCGCGTGCACAAGGTACTTTTAGCTGCGCGGTCACCCGTGTTTCATGCGATGTTCATGAACGAcatgaaagaaaagcaggagaGCCTCGTAGAAGTAAAAGACCTGTCTGCAGATGTCGTCAGGGAAATGCTAACTTTCGTGTACACGGACGAAGCACCCAACCTGTGCAGTATGGCCTGCGACCTTCTTCAAGCGGCGGACAAGTACGACTTGGAAAGGCTCCGCTCGATGTGTGAAGAGCAAATCGCTCTGTGCCTCACAGCTGATACGGCCGTCGATGCCCTCCGTTTGGCTGACAGGACTAACGCCGCTCATTTAAAACGCGTTGCCACCCACTACATCAACACGCACGCGGACGACGTCAGGAAATCCGACGGCTGGGAGGCAATGATAGAGGAGGAGCCTCACCTTCTTGAATGCATCTACAGCGCCATGTTTGAAGAGAAAGTGAGCATAAAGCCGGAGGAAGGTTGGGAGTGA